From the genome of Tripterygium wilfordii isolate XIE 37 chromosome 6, ASM1340144v1, whole genome shotgun sequence:
gaaaaaataattacatgaaaacaaaaacaaaattgagtAATCCGCTTCACTGACACTGACAGACAGTGAGACCAACTCAAAAGtttccaaaatcacaaaaaaataaacattaatTTCTCTGTTTCCATGCGCAAACAACAAATAAACATATAGCAAAGAAGCAAAAATCGACCTCAGTCAGCAGGAGTGAAATTCCTTGAAGAGTCACatagaggaagagaagagaaatacAGAACCAAAAGTTGTGCAACTCATAAGCTAGACAACGAAAATGGCGGAGATataaggaggaagaagaagcagaggCAGAGAGAGGGTTAAGATGGGGATTTTGCAGACAGTagtagggttttgggttttatcATCAAGGGAGGGTTTTTCGTCTATTTCGCTCTTTTTTCCCACTTCGTCAAGTAAAAGGTATATATTGCGGCTCGATCCCTCTGTTAGTCTGTTTACTACTACAGTACTACGGTCGATGACACGATCGTGATTTGATCTGGGGGAAGTGCAGTGCACTCATCACTGGACCTCCAACCGGTGCATGcaccaattttttttggaaattttcgaAACATCGTAAATATGTTATATTTAGaattaaattcaacataaaaaaaaaatgtcaattcgAGATTGTCGGATATAACTCAAAATATCTAATTTTTCATcgtgataaatttgatttttgttttaaaaaatatatattattgaatttGTCATACTAAATACTacactcttttaatttttttaagaatttcTAAAATTTGTTTGGTGCACATAAAAAATCACAATGAATTGGGTGAGATTCAAGGGGTAATCTGGTCAACTAATAGTTTTAAGGGTGTTTCTAGATATTAAAACCATCGACTCTACATTTGATTGGTAAGGATAGTGTATATCACCCTCTTTGTCAGAGTTTGAATCTCCCtccctgtttaaaaaaaatcaactcttATTATTTGGAAAATTATGTCAACAACCTTATAATATTTCATCCCAAAATAAATATTCTGACAcaagattttataattttttatcattttggacTATTATATCATTCTTCTATGCTTAAAAGAAATTCATTCTATAGTTGGTCTTTCCAGTAACGGCTAGGGCGAGGGCACCAATAAGAGTTGGCttgattgacaatcgactggatTAGACATGTGTATACTCAAAGTTCGATTTAATTCTTGGTggtatttaaaagaaaatggcTAAGGCGAGGCCCAAGCCCATCAAAATTCTAGTCCGGTCAGCTAGGACTAAGACAAAGGCCAAGTCCACTAACATCAAGTATCAACAGTTGGGCCAGTAATGTGTACCAGAAAAGCCCAAACCCGCCGACGGCATGAACGTATCCAGGAACTGCTCCATATTCtgcactcttttttttcccttccgaTTGTTTTATGCTTCGGAGGGTTCAGAAACAAATCAATGGAGGATAATAGTGCAGCCCCGACACGACCTTCTATCAAAACTCAGTCCCCTTTTAACAATTACCCTATTTGGAAAGACAAGGtttgttttccatttttccTGGTCTCATCACTTTTATtttgcttctcttcttcttctgaatACCATCTTAACTTGTTCACGATCGGcactcaaattcaaattcatctTCTGATTCTTGATTCCTTATGTGTCCCAGAGATTGTGTAGATGTTGATTTTATTTGGGTTTGTcggaattattattttttttggcaaatttAAGGGCactttttttagtttattatgTCAAAACTTGACAATTACCGTTTGCTATGTTGATAAAATGTAGTTGAGGGAGAACTGTTACAAGAGGGTCCGCAATGATCGAAGTCGGTTGCTTTGGAAAATGAGGTTGCCTACTGCACAGCCTCTCAACCACAAGGTTTTCTTTCAATTGAACTCAATATCCTCTCTCCCCATGTTTTGTTTTAGCATTCATTAAAAGTACATTgtacaaaaattttgtttttcatgttcTCAATTAGGACAATTTGATCTTCCTGCGTGAATCTAACTTTGCGTGAATTATTagtgaagaaagaaaaacctaTGGTATTGTTAGGTTATTTTTTGAATGGTGTTTTTAGAGACGGCAACAGGAAGTAAAGTCGCAGCCTTTCTTGATATTTTATAGCTGGTTTGTTTGAGCTAAGTTATTTGCCCCAGGTCCCAGCGGAGTTTCCatattctttcttccttttttttttttattgtatgtTTCTGGTGATTTAGTTTGTTTCTTTTGGTTTCAGGATTTTATGAGATCTGCCTTTCAGGATATAGTTTCTGATGAACTGGAAAAAATTAAGGACTCGTCAGCACCTGACAATTTGAAAATCTCAGAAACTAACCCTGAAGTCAATGATGTATTATGGGAATATGGCGGTCTTCATGATGCTTACCAAGGTGAATGTGAAGATATATTGTTAGAAATGCAGAGGATCTTCTATGAGGATCTCAAGGCGGGGCAGTCCGTAACAGGTTAAATTTTTTGCTGATTGTttactatcattttttttaaaatgtttctTGTCAACATTTGGTATTTTTTGAAATGTTTGAAATAGGATAAATATCATAATACCAATTTCAACGTGAGAGTattttttgcatatatatactaTTTTCTACAAGTGTTTAATGTTTATTTCCTATCAGGAATTACTGTTCACAGTACATAATAGCATGCTTGTTTCTTTCTAAAGTTAGAGTTTTCCTTCATTCTTCTCCCATATGTAATTGTGCGGGTGTGTTTCTAATGGCAAGCAGTTCTTTCAGAAACTTACTTAATTTACATTTACTCTTGCTTTGCATGGTCTTCATCTTCTCTGATGATAGAATATTTAGAAATGATGTTTCTGATCGAAATGGTGTTCAGAAAGGCTCAGGGTTATTTGTGCGCATGCACTTCGATGTTTATGTGTAGGAATTATAATTTGCCAAATCACTTCTGTGAGCACAAATGTTTATCTTATCTCCTTGCAGAACCAGAAATCAGTATTGAAACTTGGGAAGATGAAGAGGATGAGTGCTTGGCTCGTGCGGTTCTTGAAAATATGAATCTTACAGATGAGCAGGTATTACATTGGGTATTATATCTTTCAGTTGTTGGTTTTTTGTATGCTGTGAATATAGTGGATATACAAAGGTATATGAGGTTGCATTTTTTTCCCAACAATATGTGAACCTTTTGAGTTGGATTAGACAAATAATTTTGATTGAAATGAGAGAACTTGTCTGGAAGACTAATATGTCCTGATACAGAAATTTGTGATTATGATTTGGGTAGCAGTATAACTCTCAGTTAATAGGATATGTTATGG
Proteins encoded in this window:
- the LOC119999779 gene encoding uncharacterized protein LOC119999779 isoform X2, encoding MEDNSAAPTRPSIKTQSPFNNYPIWKDKLRENCYKRVRNDRSRLLWKMRLPTAQPLNHKDFMRSAFQDIVSDELEKIKDSSAPDNLKISETNPEVNDVLWEYGGLHDAYQGECEDILLEMQRIFYEDLKAGQSVTEPEISIETWEDEEDECLARAVLENMNLTDEQVDLEILRVRLAEAHEEHLDRGCRLKPKFCVETRFGLTALYICCQGCNIFEIII
- the LOC119999779 gene encoding uncharacterized protein LOC119999779 isoform X1; translation: MEDNSAAPTRPSIKTQSPFNNYPIWKDKLRENCYKRVRNDRSRLLWKMRLPTAQPLNHKDFMRSAFQDIVSDELEKIKDSSAPDNLKISETNPEVNDVLWEYGGLHDAYQGECEDILLEMQRIFYEDLKAGQSVTEPEISIETWEDEEDECLARAVLENMNLTDEQAQKGIWCPICKRGELRENHQLIVCSACDLRLSKGTEVDLEILRVRLAEAHEEHLDRGCRLKPKFCVETRFGLTALYICCQGCNIFEIII